Proteins encoded within one genomic window of Drosophila willistoni isolate 14030-0811.24 chromosome XL unlocalized genomic scaffold, UCI_dwil_1.1 Seg141, whole genome shotgun sequence:
- the LOC6649071 gene encoding pickpocket protein 28: MRTHRSKGTESGDDTDQDEDDETTICSREAIKRNIIYYLKNTTLHGLKYIAEEHITIPERVFFGISFIVVFCISGFFISNVYIKWSASPIIISTSAKQKLTSNMPFPAITICNLNQAMLTRVKRLSSSNISLLMSLCDKSGDQTISYIGTWKYFKAILMEVAQPCDDMLISCTFGARREKCSLLFNSILTDDGLCCNFNALDPFYVIRNYSDDVRLEPEEENSKYEAVDWTPENGYAKNLPEFYYPRTSGGTGIRMGLTVVLNASISEYYCTKSMSVGFKVLVHNPAELPKVSNYGFLVTAGREARIPIEPIYEDALPTIRSIKKTTRRCLFSDENDLAYYRTYSRKNCELECEAKLLLQVCSCVLYYLPRIDPAARVCGPNDNACTNQVQTAIESTQSNLSCESCWPGCFELTYRATVSTSSIMTGSSFQPSDDLLATIFRGPYTKISELSMLHFYYVSNTFRSTTKSEMFGFTEFLSNTGGLLGLFMGFSIFSIIEIVYYITVRPYCASRTIQRRRREHQAQLLWLTPVRKPQEQTKQRRRRRWAPPLPPPPYSQLQRKKTKLNKLEKKSIWHTLRDGARDSTTVYPYVD; encoded by the exons ATGAGGACTCACCGCTCCAAAGGCACTGAAAGTGGCGATGACACCGATCAGGATGAAGATGATGAAACAACAATCTGTAGTCGTGAGGCAATTAAGCGAAATATTATCTATTATCTGAAGAACACGACATTACATGGCCTGAAGTATATAGCTGAGGAGCATATAACCATACCAGAGCG AGTTTTCTTTGGCATTTCCTTTATTGTGGTATTTTGCATTTCGGGATTTTTCATTTCCAATGTTTACATCAAATGGAGTGCTTCACCCATTATTATATCGACGAGCGCCAAGCAAAAACTCACCAGCAATATGCCCTTTCCGGCCATAACCATATGCAATCTTAACCAGGCTATGCTTACTCGAGTCAAGCGACTTTCAAG CTCGAATATCTCATTGCTTATGAGCCTTTGTGATAAGAGTGGGGATCAAACGATCTCATATATCGGCACCTGGAAATACTTCAAGGCCATTCTAATGGAGGTAGCCCAGCCGTGTGATGATATGTTAATCTCTTGCACCTTTGGGGCACGCAGAGAGAAGTGCTCGTTGCTCTTCAACTCGATACTAACAGATGATGGACTCTGTTGCAATTTCAATGCCCTGGATCCCTTTTATGTTATACGAAATTATAGTGACGATGTACGCTTGGAACCGGAAGAGGAGAATTCCAAATATGAAGCAGTCGACTGGACACCAGAGAATGGTTATGCCAAAAACCTACCCGAATTTTATTATCCCCGAACATCGGGTGGCACAGGCATACGCATGGGTCTTACTGTCGTTCTAAATGCTTCTATTTCCGAGTATTATTGTACCAAATCCATGAGTGTAGGATTCAAG GTTCTGGTACACAATCCCGCCGAATTGCCCAAGGTTAGCAATTATGGTTTTCTTGTCACCGCTGGACGTGAAGCTCGCATACCCATTGAACCCATATACGAGGATGCCTTGCCCACCATACGAAGCATTAAGAAGACAACGCGTCGTTGCCTCTTCTCGGATGAGAACGATTTGGCCTACTATCGCACCTATTCGCGCAAGAATTGCGAACTGGAATGTGAAGCCAAACTTCTGCTTCAGGTATGCAGTTGTGTTCTATACTATTTGCCCAGAATCGATCCAGCTGCTCGGGTATGCGGACCGAATGACAATGCCTGCACAAATCAGGTGCAGACAGCGATCGAATCAACGCAATCGAATCTATCGTGTGAGAGCTGTTGGCCCGGTTGCTTTGAATTGACCTACAGGGCAACCGTGTCGACATCGAGCATTATGACCGGTTCAAGTTTTCAGCCAAGTGATGATCTGCTGGCGACTATCTTTAGGGGGCCCTATACGAAAATAAGCGAATTGTCGATGTTACATTTCTACTATGTCTCCAATACATTTCGCAGCACTACCAAATCGGAGATGTTTGGCTTCACCGAGTTTCTAT CAAATACGGGTGGACTATTGGGTCTCTTTATGGGTTTTAGCATATTCTCAATTATCGAGATTGTCTACTATATAACAGTTCGTCCATATTGCGCCTCACGGACTATACAGCGACGTCGTCGTGAACATCAGGCCCAACTCCTGTGGTTAACCCCAGTACGGAAGCCGCAAGAGCAAACGAAACAAcgtcgtcgtcgacgatgGGCTCCTCCACTTCCACCTCCACCGTATAGTCAATTGCAGCGCAAGAAGACCAAGTTGAATAAGCTGGAAAAGAAGAGTATCTGGCACACCTTGCGTGATGGAGCACGGGATTCAACTACCGTCTATCCCTATGTGGACTAG
- the LOC6649072 gene encoding DNA replication ATP-dependent helicase/nuclease DNA2 produces MQTAKRVLTPSKQQNGTSPESTAKKFKQQLELKDELENFQWDNDEDFEDLDAVTVAHKLDLSRWQRCVIQEVERQTKTHELRLIVRQTVAEDHDKEEVKEAAATAVCHLQTPWNQTALSTGDLISLQGQWQPSLGAYVINQDHGYCVIHPDLLISGTTVTGSLFCRRKAVLQERFRGLDAGNAVMVIGTLVHELLEKVLSQKLYNADQIQKALENMFSSPSLTSMLYAGRLSLGDLEQQLHQYVEPILAFVQQYMKGIQPSVMPHNTFRGRIEQIHDIEENLWVPQLGLKGKVDVSVRLAKQKQPIPLELKTGRASFSMEHKGQLMLYQMMQSAQGRETKTGLLLYLREGLMQEIRGERKDQRSLIWLRNELAHYLTRQVQFPEDGNEHSASSVFQLPEPIYHHKACENCAYNTICCSFAQREASQLQLAEDHPLSVLMPKVLGHLTEADQSYVMHWCGLLGLEEQHSRQSIQVNALWTMSSLKRQKQGRAIDHLKLVPDQKVIYEEGRYSQSLALLDHKDAILDLTLSGFDVGEYVIVSCHSRLAIAAGHIISLTSHRLTLQLERDLSQLYAGEIFIMDKHESQSFSTFNYTNLGLLISPGERYDELRSIVIARDPPTEHKVLPRLILTEGADILASLNKVQKSAALRALTTNSYRLIKGLPGTGKTQTLVALVRLLHLLGRSVIVTAQTHSAVDNLLLRLMPYNLPMIRLGSRSRLHHQLESISESKLTADCKSVEQLTAALEKPSIVGVTCLGANHPMFQHRQFDYCIVDEATQVLQPTVLRVLMHCKRFVLVGDPEQLPPIVRSLEARQRGADETLFRRLDSGEKTTAVLTLQYRMNRTITRLANQLTYGQALKCADDQVANARLQLKVSLPVASKWVHRALQSHLEQAVILMDTQDCSDRCHEYAKGSKKLGETCSSIEQHYGEGQSEDTKRSKRRQSKYTNYCEAAIVMHLLRQLLAIGYDANRLGVIAPYRAQVELLRKLGNALDQNIEFNTVDQYQGRDKDLIIYSCAKTGAIPLDGNEQMERSRESEILEDQRRLTVAITRAKHKLIILGDVKCLERYGPFKRLFEHIPDRCRLQLIENRMDFNWKALLDELAELMGA; encoded by the exons ATGCAAACTGCCAAACGTGTCCTGACGCCCAGTAAGCAGCAGAATGGCACCTCGCCCGAGTCCACAGCAAAGAAATTCAAACAGCAGTTGGAACTGAAAGATgaattggaaaattttcaatgggACAACGATGAGGATTTTGAGGATTTGGATGCTGTGACAGTGGCCCACAAATTGGACCTGAGTCGATGGCAACGTTGTGTGATCCAAGAAGTTGAGCGGCAAACCAAAACACATGAATTGCGGCTAATAGTGCGTCAAACTGTTGCCGAAGATCACGATAAGGAGGAGGTTAAGGAGGCGGCGGCAACAGCTGTTTGTCATCTCCAAACGCCTTGGAATCAAACGGCGCTATCGACCGGTGATCTAATCTCATTGCAAGGTCAATGGCAGCCTTCATTGGGTGCTTATGTCATCAATCAGGATCATGGATATTGTGTCATTCATCCAGATTTACTGATATCAGGCACGACGGTTACGGGTTCGTTATTCTGCCGCCGGAAGGCAGTGCTCCAGGAACGTTTCCGTGGCCTAGATGCGGGCAATGCTGTG ATGGTTATTGGTACACTGGTTCATGAATTGCTCGAAAAGGTTCTTAGCCAAAAACTCTACAACGCTGACCAAATTCAAAAGGCACTTGAAAATATGTTTAGCAGTCCATCACTTACCTCCATGCTCTATGCGGGTCGCTTAAGTCTTGGCGACTTGGAGCAACAGCTCCATCAATATGTTGAACCCATTTTGGCCTTTGTCCAACAGTATATGAAGGGTATACAGCCGTCTGTGATGCCACATAACACATTCCGGGGACGGATTGAGCAAATTCATGATATTGAAGAGAATCTCTGGGTGCCCCAATTGGGGCTTAAGGGCAAAGTAGATGTATCTGTTAGATTGGCCAAACAGAAGCAGCCCATTCCCCTGGAGTTAAAGACTGGCCGTGCCAGCTTTTCAATGGAACACAAGGGACAACTAATGCTCTATCAAATGATGCAATCGGCACAAGGTCGGGAAACTAAAACTGGACTGCTTCTTTATCTGCGCGAGGGTCTCATGCAGGAGATACGCGGCGAACGAAAGGATCAGCGTAGTCTGATTTGGTTACGCAATGAGTTGGCTCACTATCTGACCCGGCAAGTTCAATTTCCCGAAGATGGCAATGAACACTCCGCCTCGTCGGTGTTCCAACTGCCGGAACCCATCTATCATCACAAAGCCTGCGAGAATTGTGCATACAATACAATTTGTTGTAGTTTTGCCCAACGAGAGGCTTCCCAACTTCAACTGGCTGAGGATCATCCACTGAGTGTCCTTATGCCAAAGGTATTGGGACATCTTACCGAGGCCGATCAATCGTATGTTATGCATTGGTGTGGCCTTTTGGGCCTGGAGGAGCAACATTCACGGCAATCCATTCAGGTGAATGCTCTGTGGACAATGAGTAGCCTTAAGAGACAGAAACAGGGTCGAGCCATCGATCATTTGAAGCTTGTGCCGGATCAGAAAGTCATCTACGAGGAGGGTCGTTATAGCCAGTCCTTGGCATTACTTGACCATAAGGATGCTATATTAGATTTAACACTGAGTGGG TTCGATGTGGGTGAATATGTGATTGTTAGTTGCCATTCTCGACTGGCCATTGCGGCGGGTCACATCATCTCATTAACTAGTCACCGTTTGACCCTTCAGCTGGAGCGTGATCTTAGTCAGCTTTATGCTGGGGAGATCTTTATTATGGACAAGCATGAATCCCAATCGTTTTCCACCTTCAATTACACAAATCTGGGTCTTCTCATCTCACCGGGTGAAAGATATGATGAACTGCGCTCCATTGTGATAGCCCGTGATCCACCCACAGAGCATAAAGTGCTGCCACGTCTGATTCTTACGGAAGGAGCCGACATACTTGCCTCCCTCAATAAAGTACAAAAGTCAGCTGCTCTGCGGGCATTGACCACAAATTCGTATCGACTCATCAAAGGTTTGCCTGGCACTGGAAAAACACAAACTTTGGTCGCTCTGGTCCGTCTGCTTCATCTTCTTGGACGCAGTGTGATAGTCACAGCCCAAACCCATTCGGCTGTGGATAATTTACTACTCCGCCTGATGCCCTACAATCTGCCAATGATAAGATTGGGCTCCCGTTCTCGTCTACACCATCAATTGGAGTCGATTAGTGAATCCAAATTGACGGCGGATTGCAAGTCTGTTGAACAGTTAACAGCCGCTTTGGAGAAACCATCCATTGTGGGTGTCACTTGCCTGGGAGCCAATCACCCGATGTTCCAGCATCGTCAATTCGATTATTGCATTGTGGATGAGGCCACTCAAGTTCTCCAGCCGACAGTGTTGCGTGTATTAATGCATTGCAAACGATTCGTCCTTGTTGGCGATCCTGAGCAGCTGCCTCCGATCGTAAGATCGCTGGAGGCCCGACAAAGAGGGGCCGACGAGACGCTCTTTCGCCGCTTGGATAGTGGAGAGAAGACCACGGCTGTGCTGACCCTACAATATCGCATGAATCGAACCATCACTCGTTTGGCCAATCAATTGACTTATGGCCAGGCCCTTAAGTGTGCCGATGATCAGGTGGCCAATGCCCGACTTCAGCTAAAAGTTTCTCTGCCCGTTGCATCGAAATGGGTTCATCGTGCCCTTCAAAGCCACTTGGAACAGGCAGTCATCCTAATGGACACCCAGGATTGCTCTGACCGTTGTCACGAATATGCCAAGGGTTCAAAGAAACTTGGCGAAACCTGCTCATCCATTGAACAACACTATGGTGAGGGACAAAGCGAGGATACGAAACGTTCCAAGCGTCGCCAATCCAAATACACAAACTACTGTGAGGCTGCCATTGTGATGCATTTACTACGACAATTGCTAGCGATTGGCTATGATGCCAACCGACTTGGTGTCATTGCTCCCTATCGCGCCCAGGTCGAGTTGTTGCGCAAATTGGGCAACGCCCTCGATCAGAATATCGAATTCAATACTGTGGATCAATATCAGGGCAGAGACAAGGATCTCATCATCTATAGTTGTGCCAAAACAGGCGCCATTCCTCTCGATGGCAATGAGCAAATGGAACGTAGTCGTGAATCTGAAATCCTTGAGGATCAACGTCGTCTCACCGTGGCCATCACTCGAGCCAAGCACAAGCTAATCATTCTTGGCGATGTCAAATGTCTGGAGCGCTATGGCCCCTTCAAACGTCTCTTTGAGCACATACCGGATCGTTGTCGTCTCCAGTTGATTGAGAATCGCATGGATTTCAATTGGAAGGCGTTGCTTGATGAACTGGCCGAGCTAATGGGCGCTTAA
- the LOC6649073 gene encoding basic helix-loop-helix transcription factor scleraxis: MAFASSSSTSVTYLLTAFGHHDSNSSAASGSTNPDSEDSQLSLVGRGQNHSHRSNGPPRQKINARERYRTFNVNSAYEALRSLIPTEPVNRKLSKIEIIRLASSYITHLNSTLHAGTDYQPCLKHQQQQHEGSEFATRIRICTFCFKSK, from the exons ATGGCCTTTGCTTCATCCTCATCCACATCTGTCACATATTTGCTAACAGCCTTTGGACATCATGATAGTAATAGTTCAGCCGCCAGCGGAAGTACTAATCCCGATTCGGAGGACTCACAATTATCCTTAGTGGGTCGCGGCCAAAATCACAGTCATAGATCAAATGGACCACCCAGACAGAAGATTAATGCCCGCGAACGATATCGCACATTTAA tGTTAATTCTGCCTACGAGGCTTTGCGTAGTTTAATACCCACCGAACCCGTAAATCGTAAACTGTCTAAAATTGAGATTATACGCCTTGCCAGCAGTTATATAACACATCTAAATAGCACTTTACACGCAG GTACGGACTATCAGCCTTGTTTgaaacatcaacaacaacaacatgaagGAAGTGAATTTGCAACTCGTATTCGTATTtgtacattttgttttaaatcaaagtaa